The Schistocerca nitens isolate TAMUIC-IGC-003100 chromosome 7, iqSchNite1.1, whole genome shotgun sequence genome contains a region encoding:
- the LOC126194754 gene encoding serine hydrolase-like protein, producing the protein MSKAVTSDDSSNDPNPLTFTEIEIPVPWGKIAAKIWGAADNIPLLAVHGLQDNAGTFDRLVPFLPKHFYIVCIDLPGHGCSSHFPPGFVLHYMDYILSVRRVVDFFKWKQFYFLGHSYGAQLGAYFSAFWPEHIIKLVMLDAISTFVYSDFMDRFPVSSSRLLNMENRIAKKQPPAYSFEEALQRMLESRISKLTDDAAKTLIMRSLVKRNNGVGFSTDQRLKFAAWVPWGPEQNVNILQRIRCPQLIVLASQSLPILSQSFSREMKMFRSRKNFTCIVVDGNHDVHNNQPEIVGPIVTKFFTADKSSL; encoded by the exons ATGTCAAAAGCAGTAACATCAGATGACAGTTCTAATGATCCGAACCCACTAACTTTTACTGAAATTGAAATACCAGTTCCTTGGGGCAAAATTGCAG CAAAGATTTGGGGAGCCGCAGACAATATACCACTTCTTGCTGTGCATGGACTTCAAGACAACGCTGGGACATTTGATCGCCTTGTGCCCTTTTTGCCAAAacatttttacatagtttgcatagATTTACCTGGTCAtggttgttcatcacattttccacctGGATTTGTCTTGCATTATATGGATTATATATTGTCTGTCAGGAGGGTTGTTGATTTTTTTAAGTGGAAGCAGTTTTACTTCTTAGGACACAGCTATGGTGCACAGTTGGGTGCCTATTTTAGTGCATTCTGGCCAGAACATATAATCAAACTTGTAATGTTGGATGCAATATCTACATTTGTGTATTCAGACTTTATGGATAGATTTCCTGTCAGTTCTTCCCGACTATTGAATATGGAGAACCGAATTGCCAAGAAGCAACCCCCTGCTTATAGTTTTGAGGAAGCATTACAGAGAATGTTAGAGAGTAGAATTAGCAAATTAACTGACGATGCTGCTAAAACTCTAATTATGCGCTCACTTGTCaaaagaaataatggtgttggaTTCTCAACTGATCAGCGGTTAAAATTTGCTGCTTGGGTACCGTGGGGTCCTGAGCAAAATGTAAATATCTTACAACGGATCAGATGTCCACAACTCATTGTGTTAGCATCACAGTCGCTGCCAATATTGAGCCAATCATTTAGTAGAGAAATGAAAATGTTCAGGTCAAGAAAAAATTTCACCTGCATTGTTGTAGATGGAAATCATGACGTTCACAATAATCAGCCTGAAATAGTGGGAccaattgtaacaaaattttttactgCAGATAAGAGTTCCTTGTAA